Within Candidatus Auribacterota bacterium, the genomic segment GAAGGAAACGATCATAGCGGGCGCCGCCGCGCAAAAGGAGGAGGCGGTAACAGCCGCCGCTGAACAGAAAGAGGTGAAAATAGCGGCTGCGGTCGAGCGGAAGGAGAAGGAACTCTTGGCCGCGGGTGAACCGAAGGAGAAAGGGCCAATCGTGCCTGAGGTCAAACGGCCTGCCGCCGCGGCGATACCGGCGCCGGCGGCAGGGGTTCAGAAGGATGCGGGAGGGACACATAAGGTTGCACCCGGCGAGAGTCTCTGGAAATTGAGCCAGCGGTACGGCGTTTCTGTGGCAGACCTCGCGGGGGCGAACAACCTGAAGGCGGATTCGGCCATACGCGTCGGTCAGGTGCTCATGATTCCCGGCCCGGTGGCGTTACCTGAGCCGAAAGCCCAGGAGAAGGCGCCGGCGGGAAAGGCGTCCGCCGCGGCACTGAGGCCGAGAGCCGGGGAGAAGGCGCCGGCGGGAAAGACGCCCGCCGCGGCACTGAGGCCGAGAGCCGGGGAGAAGGCGCCGGCGGAAAAAACGGGAGTGTCCGGCGTCTTTAAAAAGCACGTCATTCAGAAGGGTGAAACGCTTTCATCTATCGCGAAGCGGTACAGGGTGCCATTGAAGAGGCTGGTTGAGGTCAACAGGATCGAAGATCCCGGCAAGGTCAGGGCGGGCCAGTCGCTTGTGATACCGCAGTGACGAGCGCGTGATGCGGACTGCGTGTCCGAGGGGGAAGGGGTGAGTGGGGTGCAACAGCGGACGCTCCTGTTTGTGACGGTGGTACTGCTCCTCAGCATAGGGGTGGTGATGATCTATTCCACGAGCGCCTTCTTCGCTCAGGATACGTTCAACGACAGCTATTATTTTCTCAAGCGGCAGGCGCTCTGGATCGGGCTCGGCCTGGCGGCGTTCGCGTGCGCGGTCAATATCGACTACCACGACCTGCGCACATACAGTCTCGCGTTCCTCTTCACAAGCATCGCGCTCCTCGCCCTGGTGTTCATGCCGGGGATAGGCAGGACGGTCGGG encodes:
- a CDS encoding LysM peptidoglycan-binding domain-containing protein, with protein sequence MSGRNLVIVVVGAHVSVLILAVLFGGCVKGKKVPKLTTAAPVQEIRAPEAMPESIVEPKGMVEETDLLVAREPEAISPKAETALPSAPQAGAGLGKEKGAATAEQKETIIAGAAAQKEEAVTAAAEQKEVKIAAAVERKEKELLAAGEPKEKGPIVPEVKRPAAAAIPAPAAGVQKDAGGTHKVAPGESLWKLSQRYGVSVADLAGANNLKADSAIRVGQVLMIPGPVALPEPKAQEKAPAGKASAAALRPRAGEKAPAGKTPAAALRPRAGEKAPAEKTGVSGVFKKHVIQKGETLSSIAKRYRVPLKRLVEVNRIEDPGKVRAGQSLVIPQ